The Capsicum annuum cultivar UCD-10X-F1 chromosome 3, UCD10Xv1.1, whole genome shotgun sequence genomic sequence CCAAAAAAAAGAATTGACTCCGACAATTCGTTCCACTCTAGGATTAAAACAGGACAGGATTCGAATGCATAATATAGAAAAGAGAAACATATACAGAGATTAACAGATGAAAAATACACAGTTTATTGAACTACACAAATCATCAAATATTCAGTATGTGGAAAGTCATAAAAGTAtcgaattaaatttttaaatgtatTGAAAATTTAAGAAGCCAAATGTAGAACACATCCAATTCTATCAGTGCGGGAAAACAACTCAATGAGGAGCGTTGAAAGGGTGAAAGTATGAACTTTATGATTGAGGTTTCCTATGAAGGGACTTACAAGTTACAACTTGAGTTCTTGGGCGGATGATTTCACCGATGTTATGGCCGAGCCGAATAGAGATTTAACTTTAAGCAATAGTGATACTGCaagaaatctgaacataaattacAATGGTCTAAACTTTTTGAAGCAAAGGAGATTTCAATAGGGCACACCTATGGGATATGTGCtaacaaaaaatgagaaagatTGTTGGGGTTGTAAACTTATTTTAGATTAGATGGGATAGGGTTATTTTTGGaatttaaataatttgattttaattaaatGGGCCGGGGATGTCTGTTAAGGTAATATAGATTAGTACCGCTAtggatatagatagattataaatatagatatagataaaaattatagattataaattataaagaaattattgattatccatattttcaaagcacaaTTTACTGGTCATATAAATGAGTGTGATATAAGTGGTATTTTCTTAAATACTAACACATTTCTAAATCAAGTATTTAGAGGGTCGTATTTATTCAAATTGAAGATatataatactatttttttcgtttatttttacttattcattattttaaaaataatttgctTTTCATTTTTAACTCATGATGAtgctaattttttcttttatactaaTTGCAATTATTTATTCAATTGTTTCTTAaggataaatattaaaaattaattaataaagataGTATGATAAAATAActctataaattattattattattattattattattattattattattgaataaATATGTGTAGGtgcaccaacatgggttgtggtgcactggatcgagggttcgatcctggtacagagaaaactctgttgagagcgctgccaccttaatgggccctgcaactcgcgatccgaattagtcgaAGCTTCAATACGGACACTGAACACcggatgagaaataaaaaaaaatatatgtgtgTAGATGCAAATATGAGGAGTACAATTGTATGAGTAGGGGAGGTGAGATTATACAAGTATTGGGACTAAGGGTTCATTTGTTTGTACTTAATGGAGGtatgaatctgaatggttcaaatttcagaccattaagtgcatttatcttttattaagattttaggtCTGAATAGGTCATAATCATTCAGATTTAGAATCAAATCTTAATAGGTCTAAAgaggtattctggtgttggataatattcaccgccactctattcataatcatcagtcactaCCTCTGCCACCACCAttattgtcaaccaccaccaaccaccttcaccatcacaaccatcatcgacaacaaatatcgctaccaaccactattgtcaaccgctactACACCACCGCCGTCAACACCACCACCATTATCAACCACTACTAGTCAATCTCTACTATCGactaactcatctatcacaactagtaCCGCCGCTAACTGCGACCAcgaatacatcacaacctccacacattaTTCGGCGGCTACTACCATTGCCACTAGTGGcgccacctctaccatcactttaatcactatcatcgctacaatttatctctaccaACAACTAtttccaccatcacaactaaaaACATTTTCAACTAGCACAAACACATCGttaaccatcatgcattcatttttcagccatcacaatcaacaccttcaactactaacctcaagcaacgtcacatcacaaccaccaccaccaccatcataacaTCACTATAATACcaacaaccatcacaactatcacctctaatattactaatcactaacatcaatcattgtcacctcAACAACCATTATAAactatctccactatcactaacaaacataaatattattttcaatcaaataatataattttattgtgtAAATTAAGTACTTTTctgatacataattagttttttatttgaattatattttttattttattatatatacaaatattttttttacacattcagatattaaaaaataaataattttaatcattcaattttcaaatttagaTACAACATTTTAATTATTCAGACAAAAACATTTAGATTCAGATTCACgtctaaatttttaaaaacactctctcacacacacacacaaaaaaaagtaGCCTAAGGAAGTAACGTGTAGAGCACCAGGTagcaaaggaaaagaaaaagaaaaagagagaaaaagagaataGGATTTGGAAAAGTCCGGCGGTGTGTGTGGGGGTTTGCCGATCGGCTATTAttgtgggtatatatatatatatatatatatatcgtctAAGTTGGGGAATGTGTTGGTGGAAGCAGCAGCATCTCCAGATCATCGACTACTCCTCAACATCCATCCATCAGGTAGGTTCATCCTGTTGACTTTCAAATAAATAATCCCAAATTCCCAGCCTGGAATCATCTTTGCCTTTTTGTTTCCTAGTTACACTTatcattttttgttttatttaatttattactcTCCGCCATTAAATTGGGCTGTTACGAAGAGTTCATATCATGACGACCGCATTGGGTTGTTACCTCTTGCTGTGGTTGACCTGCCATTTATCTGCAAAGACACCTGCTCCCCCCCTCCCCCATCTGCTTtgcttcttttcctattttcCGCACACCCTTCTAACATACATATAAATGCATCGATAATAAATTCCCAAATTCTTCTCCTCTTCCCTCATTCATACTCCTCTTCGCGCAATACAATGGTATGTCACAACATTACCGTGCTGTTGGTGTTGTGCACATTATTCAATCAGCTGCCGTCTCTGCACAGTCTAACCTAGAGCAGTTGCATTTTAAGCGGGCTTCCAAATCCTCATCTTCTCAGTTATTTTACTGTTTGCAGTTTTCCCCGTCTCTACTGAAATGGTCTGTAGGGACAATCGCCCCAGTGATGAGATTTACAGCTTAATCTGGACTCAAGATTTCTCGCAATGCGAATAGTGTCAAATGACAGCTTGGTAGTGGATAGTTCAGAAACAGAACCCATCTTATCTCAGATTGCTATTATTGAGGAATCTGAGGACACTTCACCTTCAACTGAAATTACTGCAAGCGAGGATTGTTTGGAGACTGCTGCTGACCTGCCAGGTGTTGGAGTCGACCCAATTCAATATTTGTCACATGCTGAACTGTCACAATGTCGCATATGCTTGGACAATGAAGGTGTTGATTATGCACTTAATTTTCTGTATACCTTTTTGGAAGATAACACTGAGAATTTATTTTCTTCAGATACATGATTGCAATTACATATATCCACGGCATTATTGTTTGTTACTGCACTTACAACTGGTTTTGGTGTTTGACTTCCAGGAGAAGATCTGATTGCACCCTGCCATTGTAAAGGAACACAAAAGTATGTCCACAGATCATGTCTCGATAACTGGAGATCAACTAAGGTGAATTAACTTATGTACATGTTATGTACAAATGGTCACTCTGATGTCCTAGAAGTAGCCAGAAAATTAGATTATGTTGGAGAACTTAAATCTTATTCTCTTATTCTTTTGTTAtggttatttaaattttaatttagccTCATAAAACTCAAACTGCTGTATAATTAGTTTACATCAAAAAGATCACCAAACAATGCATAGGCCAGTTTACATTGCAAGTCAGAGCATCTGGAAACCATATACAAATTTATCCGTTATGAAGAACTAGTATGTCATACAATACTTTGTGCTCGTAGCATATCCACGGTTTATATTTAGCTATCCAGCCCTTGAACTTAAACGAGGTACTTTATGCCCGTTCCCCTTATACCATTGAAGGAAGTGGCGAACAATCTCACCTAGTGTTAACTCCATGTTTGTAAAATCCTTTCAGTTTCACCAGATGCAACTCAAAAAGGGGATAGTTTAGGTGTATTTTTGACCCTTAACTTGTTAGAATTTGAATATTctcacccaagggtgtggcctagtggtcaatgaagtgtcTGAGACCTTGAGGTCTCAGGTTCGAATCTCagcagagacaaacactaggtgatttcttcccatctatcctagccttggtggatagagttacgcGGTATCTGCGGCCGGTGGGAGGTGGCAAGTATctcgtggaattagttgaggtgcgtgAAACCTGGCCAGGACACCACggttaaaaaaaagaatttgaaattattCGTTATTGAACTATAATGAGTCTTTGGGTGAAATTCCTCCAACTATTCAAGAATGAAAATTGATGTGTAATGTGATTTTATCGCGATTGTATCATGAAGATGTgtactaattaattttattgCCTACTTGCTTTCTCATTGCAGTAGTTTGGGTTCAATATTATTAGTAACAAATGACATCTCATTAGTTCATTGAGTTTGGCATTTTTGCATTAACAACTTTTCGTTGAAGAAAAAGGGATAACATACTATGAAATTTTCATAAATGGTTATACTTTGTATAAAGCATGCTGCCATCTTCTTGGTTTGTAATGTTGTTAATGTGTTTGCGGCTCCATTTTCTAGGAGGGATTTGCTTTTGCTCACTGTACCGAATGCAGGGCAAAGTTCATATTACGGGCAAATGTCCCACCTGATCGCTGGTGGTTGAGATTAAAATTCCAATTCCTTGTGGCAAGAgatcatgcattcattttcctCATTGTTCAGTTGGTATGGACATAATTCCTTTTAGTCAGATCTTTCATTCTGTCTTATGTTCGTACCAATATTGTAGTTAAAGGTGGTGTATATTGGCCGTAAGTTAATGTGTGCAGAAGTTGCATATAGCCGTACTTTTTGTTTATGCTCTTCTCGCTTTTTACTTATTTAACACTTGTATAAAACCTTAATTCACTAGTCCAAAGGTAGATTTGCAATGTCGCAAAGGAATGTTTCTTCTGAACTGCCATCACTAACTTACTATGCTTCTGATGGTGGTTTTACCGTAATGAACTAGAAGACATTGAGGGCCTTCAACAAGAGCCCCAAAAGTTTCTCAAATTAAAAGAGCTCCACACTTACTGCCATGCACAAGATTATCTTAAATGTTtgcaccttttttttcttttacttcagacGGAGCATTGGAAGTGTTAATGACTTAATTAGGGCTGTGAAGCCTAGAGTCAGTTCTTTGCTGTTCGTATTTGAATTTGGTTACTGGGGATTTTTCAGACTGGACGGTTTCATTGGTGAAAAGAAAAGCAGAGGCCTGACATCTACTAgcatttttttttggataaagtaaaaataatgCCATGGACTAGCATTTTGTTTAAAATTGATTCTTTATTAATGTCTTTTGGGCTAAGGCTTGAGCAAGAGTATTTTCTTTGGGGGTCACTCACCATAGCCTTTTGTTTTAGCTATTGTGCTATGTTAAACGATTTTTCTGGGGATTTATTTCATGGAGAAATAATGGCTGAAGATTCTTCACCAGCAATTACTCAATTATGCTTCAATCCAGATTGGCTAGGATCAgttatatgatttctttgatcACTCATACTCATAGAATTCATTGTCCTTGCTTGATATTGGATAAGTTTTGCCGCATAGGCGGAGTTTGTTTACTATAAGTGGGCTTAAAAGGTTAAAGGCCTTGAAATcttattacatttatttttttctggtTTCGCTTATCAATATTTCATGCCTCTCCGATTAGGTAAATGAAACATAAACATAGCTAATAGGTAAGTACCCTGTCACTTGGCCCTCCAATTCTTATGAAGTTCATTTTTACGGAACTGTCCATTTTTGCTTAGAAATATAGGCCCCTCCTATTCAACGGCAAAACCAGGATTttcaccaaaataaaaataagtaaacaCATGTAGAAGCCAAGGGATTCATCATCCActatatgaataaataaaaaagtttGACCTTGTATGGGGTTTGGACTTTGGATGAACCCCTTTGCACCCCCTAGCTCCGCCCATGCCCTCATCACATTTTATTGTTAGAGATAGATTACGCTTTTACTTTTCAGAGATCTTCCATAAGGTCAAATCTCTTGATTGGGCAAAAAGGATCGCGCAATTCTTTCATCTATATCGTGGACCAGACATGCACCCCTAATCTTTCCTATTATAGGGTCAAAGATTTTCCAAGGTATTTATGCCAAGCAGCTTGGAAGTGAATCTGCATTGAGCATAGAATGTACAAAATGTAGGGAGAAAAGTTAAACTTAGGCTCAACTAGATACATATAACTTTGGAGTTTTTGTCAGTAGGATTACAACTTATTGATCTTGTATAATGAGATTATTGTTTCCTGTCACTGTCCCTGCTGATTATTGAATGAACAATTGTCCCAGATTGTAGCATTCTTCGGTGTACTTGTATACAAGTTCTACGGAGCGGAACTAAGGGAAATGTTTGGCTACCAAGAGCATCCATATGGCTTTTATGCAATGGCAGGTATTGTCTAACTTGATCCATCAGATTAATCTTCGTTAGAACTTGTGGACATTTTAATGCTATGCTTATAGGTTTATAATTCACGTTTTGGTTACATCGTCATTTTGTCAACAATTATCATATAATATATGCAGTTTTGTGATGGAGCTTTAAGCAACCTGATATGTGACAGCTagttatatatacaaaatattagacatgacatgacattCTTCGGCTCACCTAGGACATGGCCCTAGATTGAAGGATTAGGAGAGGGTTAGAGTATTACCCATGGGTGCATGCTTCTAGCTTAGAGCACCTCGTGTATTCCCTCTTCTATCTGtcaatatcattattattaatcTATTATTGTCTTATTATCCAATGGTATTACTACTGTTGTTTCTTTTACTTGGATTGTATTTACTGTTTTTGTTGTTAGCACAGTACCTTTTTTTTCCACCATAGCTTTTATTCTTGTATTTGTCAATCCCGATTTCGGAAATGCTTTTCTTGAGTCAAGGGACTATTGGAAGCGACCTCTCTACCCCACACTAGGTAGGGGTTAGGTCCACGTACACcccaccctccccagaccccacttgtgggaatCTCACTGGTATGTAGTGTGGTTGATTTGTTCAAAATAAGGAAGGACCGCTTGAACCTAAGTTATGCTTAAGCTGGTTGAAAGTGTACTCATGAGTTATCATCTTTACT encodes the following:
- the LOC107861589 gene encoding E3 ubiquitin-protein ligase MARCHF1, with amino-acid sequence MRIVSNDSLVVDSSETEPILSQIAIIEESEDTSPSTEITASEDCLETAADLPGVGVDPIQYLSHAELSQCRICLDNEGEDLIAPCHCKGTQKYVHRSCLDNWRSTKEGFAFAHCTECRAKFILRANVPPDRWWLRLKFQFLVARDHAFIFLIVQLIVAFFGVLVYKFYGAELREMFGYQEHPYGFYAMAVLAIVLVGLLYGFFIAIICGQRISERHYHVLAKKELTKEYVVEDLERLTKDVPELDPNHVTELRMLGLY